The following are from one region of the Salvia hispanica cultivar TCC Black 2014 chromosome 1, UniMelb_Shisp_WGS_1.0, whole genome shotgun sequence genome:
- the LOC125218986 gene encoding 26S proteasome non-ATPase regulatory subunit 6 homolog codes for MEGEGVQQPQLVLANNLFLLTQNDVDDIEKVRLRDEVFKFIVANDMAPLYETLVASKVLDLDQKALDSMSSKIDDELKKLEEKIADAEENLGESEVREAHLAKSLFYIRIGDKEKALEQLKITEGKTVAVGQKMDLVFYTLQIGFFHMDFDLISKSIDKAKKLFEEGGDWERKNRLKVYEGLYCMSTRNFKKAADLFLDSISTFTTYELFPYDTFIFYTGLTSIISLDRVSLKQKVVDAPEILTVIGKIPYLSDFLNSLYDCQYKSFFIAFAGLTKHIKLDRYLHPHFRYYMREIRSVVYSQFLESYKSVTIEAMAKSFGVTVDFIDMELSRFIAAGKLHCKIDKVAGVLETNRPDAKNALYQSTIKQGDFLLNRIQKLSRVIDL; via the exons ATGGAAGGTGAAGGAGTTCAGCAGCCACAGCTTGTGCTCGCCAACAATCTCTTCCTGCTCACGCAGAACGACGTCGACGACATTGAAAAAGTGCGCCTCCGCGATGAGGTCTTCAAATTCATCGTTGCCAACG ATATGGCTCCATTGTACGAAACCCTAGTTGCCAGCAAGGTATTGGATTTGGATCAGAAGGCACTTGACTCGATGAGCTCCAAGATCGATGATGAATTGAAGAAGCTCGAAGAGAA GATTGCTGATGCAGAAGAGAACTTGGGTGAAAGTGAAGTTAGGGAAGCTCATTTGGCCAAATCATTGTTTTATATTCGAATTGGTGACAAG GAAAAGGCACTGGAACAACTTAAAATAACAGAGGGCAAAACTGTTGCAGTTGGACAAAAGATGGATTTGGTATTCTACACACTACAAATTGGTTTCTTTCACATGGACTTTGATCTTATCTCCAAAAGCATTGACAAAGCTAAGAA ATTGTTTGAGGAGGGTGGTGATTGGGAGAGGAAGAACCGTTTGAAGGTGTATGAGGGTTTATATTGCATGTCCACTCGCAATTTCAAGAAAGCGGCTGATCTTTTCCTTGATTCTATTTCGACTTTTACAACTTATGAGCTTTTCCCCTACGACACCTTCATATTTTATACTGGTCTCACGAGCATCATATCGTTGGATAGAGTTTCACTAAAACAGAAG GTGGTGGATGCACCAGAGATCCTGACCGTCATTGGCAAAATCCCATACTTATCAGACTTTCTGAACTCTTTATATGATTGCCAATATAAATCATTCTTTATCGCTTTCG CTGGCTTGACCAAGCACATTAAGTTGGACCGCTATTTGCACCCACACTTCCGGTACTACATGAGGGAGATAAGAAGTGTTGTATACTCGCAGTTCTTGGAATCTTACAAGAGTGTAACCATTGAAGCTATGGCAAAATCATTTGGCGTGACAGTGGATTTCATAGACAT GGAACTATCTCGGTTCATTGCAGCGGGGAAGCTACATTGCAAGATAGACAAAGTTGCAGGCGTGTTAGAAACCAATCGGCCCGATGCAAAGAATGCTCTCTACCAGTCTACCATCAAGCAAGGGGATTTCCTCCTGAATCGCATCCAGAAGCTGTCACGTGTTATTGATCTTTGA
- the LOC125209252 gene encoding uncharacterized protein LOC125209252, whose translation MFGRVRPAPISSLEPLESQRSSTKIIKHDSLSIYESTLLKLKEGSRCNPICDPEDYSRNNAVCIMAINSPEEAMSAGAGWSSTESLPMSSSSDQSTAFSNEAAKTNMSILHFFSKHKSTTHTRSPSDTESMATESGYSSSSSVSPSSSDSQAAIR comes from the exons ATGTTTGGTAGGGTGAGACCGGCGCCGATCAGCTCCTTGGAACCCCTCGAATCCCAAAGATCCTCTACCAAAATCATCAAGCACGATTCTCTCTCCATCTACG AATCAACTCTTCTCAAACTAAAAGAAGGCTCTCGTTGCAATCCAATCTGCGACCCTGAGGATTATTCAAGGAACAATGCAGTTTGTATCATGGCCATCAATTCACCGGAGGAGGCTATGAGTGCCGGTGCTGGTTGGTCCTCTACAGAATCTCTTCCAATGTCTAGTTCTAGTGATCAATCTACAGCCTTCTCAAATGAGGCAGCTAAAACAAATATGTCTATTCTTCATTTCTTCTCAAAACACAAGAGTACAACACATACTCGAAGTCCAAGTGATACAGAGTCGATGGCTACAGAAAGTGGttattcatcttcttccaGTGTTTCACCTTCATCTAGCGATTCACAGGCAGCCATCCGCTGA
- the LOC125195684 gene encoding protein SUPPRESSOR OF GENE SILENCING 3-like: protein MEMSSRGVGYPSDPSLKGKSTADVSNSSIDHGVSDMNVNSTEDDGWQEYGKKPKNRNKNNASKQWVPQHSTPKEWGHADTLFKLGMRTDGGTGQGSQHYYGRGYTKELNRNHNDYVAPPPLIPPPLKNGWGWNTRAASSRPSDDGVVQKQRAQAVNNQAFKSDEVDDDEESDDIDDSDDELMSDDFDSDESQKSHETRKKNKWFKELFQSLDNLTVDQINEPERQWHCPACQNGPGAIDWYRGLQPLITHAKTKRSKRVKLHRELAEILDEELKRRGASVVPNGEAFGKWKGLDERADKGIIWPPMVVILNTKHDKDDNDKWIGMGNEDLLEYFSEYPATKARHSYGPQIAKGDLRWSQEQFMEDHFKQLYEREKVTQSEANVSSAEERLRR from the exons ATGG AGATGAGCTCGAGAGGGGTTGGGTACCCATCTGATCCATCCCTCAAGGGTAAAAGCACAGCAGATGTATCTAACTCCAGCATTGATCATGGTGTTTCGGATATGAATGTGAATTCTACAGAAGATGATGGATGGCAAGAATATGGAAAGAAACCGAAGAACAGGAACAAGAATAATGCCTCAAAACAGTGGGTTCCTCAGCATTCCACCCCTAAGGAATGGGGTCATGCTGATACTTTGTTTAAACTTGGTATGCGAACTGATGGAGGGACTGGACAGGGCAGTCAACACTATTATGGCAGAGGGTATACTAAGGAACTTAACCGTAACCATAATGACTATGTTGCGCCACCTCCACTAATCCCCCCTCCTCTAAAGAATGGATGGGGATGGAACACTAGAGCGGCTTCTTCTCGGCCCTCGGATGATGGTGTGGTTCAGAAACAAAGAGCTCAAGCAGTTAATAATCAGGCTTTCAAGAGCGACGaagttgatgatgatgaagagtCTGATGACATTGATGACTCAGATGATGAGCTTATGAGTGATGATTTTGACTCAGATGAAAGCCAGAAAAGCCATGAGACTAGAAAGAAGAACAAGTGGTTTAAGGAGCTTTTTCAGTCTCTGGATAATTTAACCGTCGATCAGATTAATGAACCTGAAAGGCAGTGGCATTGCCCAGCATGCCAGAATGGGCCTGGAGCTATTGACTGGTATCGTGGTTTGCAACCCCTGATTACACATGCTAAGACTAAAAGATCCAAAAGGGTGAAGCTCCACAGAGAGCTTGCTGAAATCTTAGATGAGGAACTTAAAAGAAGGGGAGCATCAGTAGTGCCAAATGGTGAGGCATTTGGAAAATGGAAGGGTTTGGATGAAAGAGCTGACAAAGGCATAATTTGGCCTCCCATGGTGGTAATTTTGAACACCAAGCATGACAAGGATGATAATGACAAA TGGATTGGCATGGGTAATGAAGACTTGCTTGAGTATTTCAGTGAATATCCTGCAACTAAGGCACGTCATTCATATGGACCACAGATTGCTAAAGGTGACTTGAGATGGAG TCAGGAGCAATTCATGGAGGACCACTTCAAACAGCTTTATGAACGTGAAAAGGTAACTCAGTCCGAGGCAAATGTTTCTTCGGCTGAAGAGCGATTACGCAGGTAA
- the LOC125195692 gene encoding replication factor C subunit 3-like, giving the protein MEVSMRPNRIRSGYEPSDTENEHEYEHEHEYNNGIAYDHIRSRSPLPTSTPSPARRRHSKSPYRPRTNADLPRRTYSDLRMSVSQRRHANGNEDCPFSQSERRTNNIHRNESPFSASERRRYASPLKDDASLGRKERSSGYSRRAASAPRSRLRPRSKEMNMEDQKLPSVGEINEMVANANMRSNGGGVNLDSMDSIFFSRAANQPSALPKPPGRSSASSTNRNSNWSSLMSRQSSNISDTSGRTSGSTARFVASRRKNQSETTWFLCIKKGSCKTSNKSPVKERPFNEASFISKAVVVESLRPLWADKHQPLTLTGFACHKNEAQLLLQLANSEMFPHILLKGPPGTGKKALTLALLRELYGDPVWNESRPIQVVVPVSSSPHHVELNVYTESKAAYALTALVKQISSEYAVIPEISVAPNKAHYKVLVLYDVDKAAENIQHLIKWIMDCYSDCCKLILCCEDDTDVLDSVKSRCKIINIEPSTTHQVMEVLIQIAKKEGFELSTGFASKIANKSKQNLRRAIMALEACKLHNYPFADDQHIPVAWEEAVVELAADILADPSPKRLLTVRGKIQKILADFVHPKLVLLKLVEQLLRGVDASLKREIYYWYAYYDKRLPSGASALLKLEEFVAKFMSIYRKSSNNRR; this is encoded by the exons ATGGAGGTGTCAATGCGCCCCAACCGAATTAGAAGCGGTTACGAGCCATCCGACACGGAAAACGAGCACGAgtacgaacacgaacacgagtACAACAATGGCATCGCGTACGACCATATACGCAGCAGAAGCCCTCTGCCTACCTCCACTCCGAGCCCTGCTCGGAGAAGGCACAGCAAGTCCCCTTACCGACCGCGCACCAACGCTGATCTCCCGCGCAGAACCTACTCTGATCTCCGCATGTCCGTCTCCCAACGCAGGCACGCCAACGGGAACGAAGACTGCCCCTTCTCGCAATCCGAGCGCAGGACTAATAATATCCACCGCAACGAGAGCCCATTCTCAGCATCCGAGCGGAGGAGATACGCTTCTCCTTTAAAGGACGACGCGAGTCTAGGGCGGAAGGAGCGGTCTAGTGGCTACAGCAGAAGGGCCGCATCCGCTCCCCGGTCGAGGCTGAGGCCGAGAAGCAAGGAGATGAACATGGAAGACCAGAAGCTGCCTTCTGTTGGAGAGATCAATGAAATGGTCGCCAATGCTAACATGAGGTCCAATGGAGGAGGAGTTAACTTAGACAGCATGGACTCCATCTTCTTTTCCCGCGCAGCGAATCAGCCGTCTGCTCTGCCTAAGCCGCCCGGTAGAAGCTCTGCCTCTTCCACTAATCGGAATTCTAACTGGAGCTCTCTTATGAGCAGGCAGAGTAGTAACATAAGTGACACAAGCGGGCGGACGAGTGGCAGCACTGCCAGATTCGTGGCGAGCAGAAGGAAGAATCAGTCAGAAACGACATGGTTTCTGTGCATCAAGAAGGGCTCTTGCAAGACCTCTAACAAATCGCCGGTGAAGGAGAGGCCATTCAACGAGGCTTCTTTTATTAGTAAGGCGGTCGTGGTTGAGAGCTTGAGGCCGCTCTGGGCTGATAAGCATCAGCCTCTTACCTTGACCGGATTCGCTTGCCACAAGAATGAAGCTCAGCTTCTTCTCCAGCTC GCGAACAGTGAAATGTTTCCGCATATTTTGCTCAAAGGTCCGCCCGGTACTGGTAAGAAGGCTCTCACGTTGGCTCTTCTCCGCGAGCTATATGGTGATCCTGTTTGGAAT GAATCGAGGCCGATCCAAGTAGTCGTCCCTGTAAGTTCGAGTCCTCACCATGTGGAACTCAATGTCTACACAGAGTCCAAAGCCGCATATGCACTGACAGCTCTAGTGAAGCAAATCAGTAGCGAGTATGCCGTCATTCCTGAAATCAGTGTAGCTCCTAACAAGGCACATTACAAAG TATTGGTTCTATATGATGTTGACAAGGCTGCAGAGAACATACAACATCTCATAAAATGGATCATGGACTGTTACTCGGATTGTTGCAAACTTATCCTTTGCTGCGAGGACGACACAGACGTCCTCGACTCTGTCAAGAGCCGCTGCAAAATCATCAATATCGAACCCTCCACAACTCATCAA GTAATGGAGGTCCTCATCCAGATTGCCAAGAAGGAAGGTTTTGAACTATCCACAGGTTTTGCTTCAAAGATTGCAAACAAATCAAAGCAAAATTTGAGGAGAGCAATCATGGCACTTGAAGCATGCAAATTGCACAA ctATCCTTTTGCAGATGACCAACACATACCCGTTGCGTGGGAAGAGGCCGTTGTGGAACTTGCTGCCGACATTTTGGCAGATCCTTCTCCAAAGAG GTTATTGACTGTGAGAGGAAAGATTCAAAAAATTCTGGCAGATTTTGTCCATCCAAAACTAGTACTCCTG AAACTCGTTGAACAACTCCTCCGAGGAGTCGATGCCAGTTTGAAAAGGGAAATATACTATTGGTATGCATACTAT GATAAGAGACTCCCTAGTGGAGCAAGTGCTTTACTCAAGTTAGAAG AATTTGTGGCAAAGTTTATGAGCATATACAGGAAGAGTTCCAACAATCGGCGTTAG
- the LOC125202073 gene encoding epoxide hydrolase A-like gives MMMMMGIDVNHQTVKGNGISMHVAEKGSGPLVLLLHGFPETWFSWHRQIDFLAAHGFHAVAPDLRGFGDSDAPLSPSSYTWFHITADLISLLDHFSSQQAYVVGTDWGAVAAWHLALLRPDRVRGIVALSVPFAPRFTDVKPLESMRQMFGDEFYICQFQEAGRAERALSRYDCATVMKKFLLINKAEMLIAPPGMEIVDYLETPAVTPPWITEEEIQVFADKFQESGFTGGFNYYRALDLNWEVLAAWQGAKIGVPAKLIVGDKDMGFKSGGTKEYIQSSTFKTIVPDHEIVILDGHHFIHLERAHQVSQEILSFILKHS, from the exons atgatgatgatgatgggaATAGATGTAAATCATCAAACAGTAAAAGGCAACGGAATATCGATGCACGTAGCTGAGAAAGGATCTGGACCGTTGGTGCTACTCCTCCACGGCTTCCCGGAGACGTGGTTCTCTTGGCACCGTCAGATCGACTTCCTCGCCGCTCACGGCTTCCACGCCGTCGCTCCCGATCTGCGAGGCTTCGGCGACTCCGACGCCCCTCTCTCTCCTTCCTCCTACACTTGGTTCCACATCACCGCCGATCTCATCTCCCTCCTCGACCACTTCTCCTCTCAACAGGCGTACGTCGTGGGGACGGACTGGGGAGCCGTCGCCGCCTGGCATCTGGCCTTGCTCCGCCCCGATCGAGTCAGAGGAATCGTCGCTCTCTCCGTTCCCTTCGCTCCGCGCTTTACTGATGTCAAACCGCTTGAATCGATGAGGCAGATGTTTGGAGATGAATTCTACATCTGCCAGTTCCAGGAAGCGGGGAGAGCGGAGAGGGCGCTGTCGAGGTACGATTGCGCGACGGTGATGAAGAAATTCCTGCTAATCAACAAGGCGGAGATGCTAATTGCGCCTCCTGGAATGGAAATCGTCGATTACCTAGAGACGCCGGCGGTGACGCCGCCGTGGATCACGGAGGAGGAGATTCAGGTGTTTGCCGATAAATTCCAAGAGTCCGGGTTCACTGGCGGATTCAACTATTATCGAGCCCTAGACTT GAATTGGGAGGTGCTGGCGGCGTGGCAAGGGGCGAAGATCGGAGTTCCAGCGAAGCTGATTGTGGGGGACAAGGATATGGGATTTAAAAGCGGTGGTACAAAGGAGTATATACAGAGCTCCACCTTCAAAACTATAGTTCCAGATCATGAGATCGTCATACTTGATGGCCATCACTTCATTCACTTAGAGAGGGCCCACCAAGTTTCCCAAGAGATTTTGTCCTTCATTCTTAAACACTCTTGA
- the LOC125190790 gene encoding uncharacterized protein LOC125190790: MKGATPGRKRKAPPQETLPTQDNPLRSRCPTRLSSAAPVFFPISARSITPSLVFRPALRVLRQPESPVSPDPLIQHTTDTDGLCATNTSQAEVPQQGLDGHFQPLPDMSAVIQKSKTHDDPSSISCLNSTEFSTGHKENAEEVKTEIADISSESNVNSSQLDGDCHFQLPWKTAVGPEDDADKIEASENNVVPPQRDVDGQFQPPGVVVPHDEHILTKCKTYDGPSTNNRCLSASRSLNLTEFAKRPKDDDDEDGVESALCIRGHKVKPEIAALVGAIFDKYGDITAESRVKSPSIIVSLFLERLCNIYQRLKQRKLAEIAYAEINEMLDELYHYEKQKFNVRWILEKVERIYEANKDAEKYLLVKEKAAKCREANERIEEVIEMNERHIALIQKKIAAAKREKEGNEAMAKECTMMAMDIRAGIKALAAQSLVQGLL, from the exons ATGAAAGGAGCAACACcaggaagaaagagaaaagcaCCACCCCAAGAAACCCTTCCTACTCAG GACAATCCTTTGCGTTCTAGGTGCCCAACGAGACTGTCGTCAGCCGCTCCAGTGTTTTTCCCTATATCTGCGCGAAGCATCACCCCAAGCCTCGTCTTTAGACCAGCGTTACGAGTTCTCAGACAACCTGAGTCACCGGTCTCTCCTGATCCTCTCATTCAGCACACCACGGATACGGATGGCCTCTGCGCCACAAACACTTCACAAGCTGAAGTGCCTCAGCAAGGCTTAGATGGCCATTTTCAGCCTCTACCGGATATGTCAGCAGTCATCCAGAAGAGCAAAACACACGATGATCCCTCGAGCATTTCGTGTTTGAACTCCACAGAGTTTTCTACAGGCCACAAAGAGAATGCAGAGGAAGTGAAGACAGAGATTGCTGATATCTCTTCTGAGAGCAATGTCAATTCTTCTCAACTCGACGGAGATTGCCATTTTCAGCTTCCGTGGAAGACTGCTGTAGGGCCCGAAGATGATGCAGACAAAATTGAGGCTTCTGAGAACAATGTCGTGCCTCCTCAACGCGACGTGGATGGCCAATTTCAGCCTCCGGGGGTGGTGGTGCCACACGACGAGCATATCCTAACGAAGTGCAAAACCTACGATGGTCCTTCAACCAACAACCGCTGCCTTAGCGCCTCCCGTAGCCTTAACTTGACAGAGTTTGCTAAAAGGCCTaaagatgatgatgacgaAGATGGAGTGGAGTCTGCTCTGTGCATCCGTGGCCACAAAGTGAAGCCGGAGATTGCTGCTTTAGTTGGAGCTATATTCGACAAGTATGGTGATATCACTGCAGAGAGCAGAGTCAAGTCTCCTTCCATCATCGTCTCCCTCTTCCTCGAGCGCCTGTGCAACATATACCAAAGGCTCAAGCAGAGGAAGCTGGCTGAAATCGCGTACGCTGAGATAAACGAAATGCTTGACGAGCTCTACCATTATGAGAAGCAGAAGTTCAACGTGCGGTGGATTCTCGAGAAGGTGGAGAGGATTTACGAGGCAAACAAGGATGCTGAGAAATACTTGTTGGTGAAGGAAAAGGCAGCAAAGTGCAGGGAGGCTAATGAGAGGATTGAGGAGGTGATAGAAATGAATGAGAGACATATTGCATTGATTCAAAAGAAGATAGCAGCAGCAAAGAGGGAGAAGGAAGGGAATGAGGCAATGGCCAAGGAATGCACAATGATGGCTATGGATATCAGGGCTGGAATAAAAGCTCTTGCAGCTCAGTCATTGGTGCAAGGTCTTCTTTAG